A window of Funiculus sociatus GB2-C1 genomic DNA:
CACTCTACTATTATTCAGGCAATCCATTAGCAACTTATTAGCTTGATAATACTGCTCTAGCACTTCAAAACTTTTATCATAGAGAAATCGCCGCTCAAATGTCCAGTCGTAGCCAATATGGCGATATTCCATTATAATATCTCTTAATTCTTCAGCCCACTCTCCACCATTATATTTCCACCAATCCACAACTTCTTCTAATTTTTCATTCAAGGATGGTAGTTCGTTTTTAAGTTTTTGAATTAACATAATTACTTCAAAGTTATGAGATATAGTTTGGGGAATATTAAAGTAAAGCTTTTGTTCTAATTCACAATTTAGTTTATAGACTTCCGATAGATCAGATATTTTGATTTGCCCGAAAACACACCAATCAGCTAATTCACTAGAAATTGTAAATGCACGAACAAGACGATAGTCAACCTCAATGTCACATTCAAAACTATTACCAAGTTTTAAAATACGACGAAGGTTGGAGTCAATAGAAAAAGCCAATTCAAAGCCATTCTCATTATCAATCCAACTCCATCTATAACCGGGTTCAATGTCGTGGAAATCAAGAAAATCAGTAAGGATAATACTACAGCTCAAATAAAATGCTCGAACTGCTGCTGGTTTATAGGGAGTGGTAGCCGCCTTATAGTTCCGATTTGCTTGTATAAGAAACTCTTGGCAGTCCATGTCACTGATTAATGGAATTGCCCAGTATGGATTGTTATGCGAAGATAAATATAAATCATTTCTTAATGCATCTTGATTGCAATTATTGTTACCTTTTTCTAAAAAACAGAAAGCTTTTTCTACTAAGCGCAAAAACTTCTCATCACTTGGGTTTGTTTCAATATTTTTAACTTCTAGCTTATAAAAATTCTGTTTGATTAATAGCATAAATTCTTCAGTATTTGGCAAGGCTCCTAGCATCCTAAAAAAGACTTCACGCCATCGTGGTTCTGCTAAATGGGTGAGTATCAACCGCCAACCTTGCTGATAACTTGGTAAATTTTCAGCAAAAAAACGCAAAAAATCCTGAAGATTTGGCAGTATTTCGACTATCATAAAAAAGATTTCACGCCACCGTGTTTCCGCTATATGCGTGAGTATTTTATGCCAGCCTTTTTGAGATACAACTAATTTTTCAACAGTCAAATACTCTTGAAAAGTCTGATGAGAAAATGCGTATATTTTCCATGTTTTCTTTACCAATAATCCAGATAATAATTCAATGTTATACAAAGCACTAGAACAGTTTTCGAGAAACGGCAAAATTTCCGCTTCTTCAAAAGAAAACTTGCCCTCCTCAAAAGTAATAGCAGCTATCTGCCTTAAAACCTTTCTCAACTCAACTAAATCTATATTAGGTACTTCTATCTGAGTACGCTCATTAAATTGATTCCATTTCTCTAGCAGCAGGTCTATCCCTTCTTTGTAAAGGTCAACTCGTTTAGAAGGCAAATCACATTTATTTTGGAAAATCAAGCAAATCAGATGTAGTAATAGGGGTGTATCAGCCAGCTCTCGAATTCGCTGATTTTTTCGGAGTCTCAGCTTATCAATTAACTGAGTTGCTTTGATTGACCTCTTCCTTTGCGTATCTACCGTAACCTCGTTAAACCAGCTTTGTATAAATTCTTCAATTTGCTGTTGTTCAAGATCTGCTACTTTACAGAAGGTAAAGTTACTAAAGTACTTAGACTTGTAAGATTGAAACTCTTTTCGACAACTAACGATAAATCGATTGTCTCTATACTCGTCAATTAACTTATAAATCTCTTGACCGACAACGTGGATTTTTTCTTCCGTAACCTCATCTAAACCATCTAGCAAAAATAGGAACATTCCGTTACTAAGTAATATTTCCAGTTCCAGCTCTGAAACCCCAACACGGCAATATTTTTTGCGGATATAACTTAGTAAATCAATTTCATCCGCACCTCTGGCATTTTCAGCCAAGGTTTTCAGGCTAACAAAAACAGGTACAAGCTTGGGTTGAAACTCAATCTCATCACAATGAATAGCAATATATTGCAGTAAGGTAGTTTTTCCCGCACCTGGTTTACCCAACACCATCAGCTTAGGGTTTCTCAGCACTACCTCATTCCATAATTGCCGTTCCTGACTAAACTCCGTTGAACCGAAGCCTTGAGATTCATTGAGCTTAGTCTGAACATAAATTCTGCTGAGATTCCCCCGCATGGGAGTATAGAGCAGATTGAACGTACATAAGGTTTCGCACTCGTCTCGGATTTTCTTATCGAAATGCGATCGCACTTTCTGCACCAGTACCTCTATATCCTCTGAAGCGGACTCTGCGATCATACTCTCAACCCCGACAGAATCAGAGTTCACTCCTGTTGTTTCTTCTGCGGTATCTGTCTGTTGAGGTAGTGGCTCTTCTGCTGATTGTGATGTCTGCAATCGCATTGGTGGTTGAACAAATATCTTTGTTAGTTCCCCCAGTTCAACTCCCAATGCCGTCGCTATCTTTTCAAGAGTTGTTGGTTTAGGTTCAGCCGTCTGTCCAGTTGCAATCTTACTGATAAGACCTTTATCTAAACCAGTTACTTGCTCAAGCTTGTACTGCGTGAAGCCTTTTTCTTTCAGTAATTTCTTAAATGCCTCTCCAGCTTGCTTATTTTTCTTAGGTCTTGGCACTCAGTTATCCCCCAATTTCAACCTTGTTCAACTCTTGTTCAACCATTGAATGTTCAACCAGTTGCACAACTGCAACTTTGCGAAGTTTAGACAACAGATAACACTGGTGACATGACCAAGTTATCGAGGCATCAAGCAAACAATGAAAAATTCCTATATCCAGCCAACTCTTTTTGACCTGGAACCCTACTCAGTTAACCCTGAATTAGACCCTATTCATCTGATCAACAAAGTAACTGCATCACTCACAGTCTATCTGACTCCAACGGAGAAGGCGCAACTTGAGGAGAACGCTTCCCGTGAAAGTATGAGTGTGAGCGAAAAAGTGCGTGAAGTAATTCAGCCTTGGATACAAGAACTGAACTAAGTCTCAACTTCTCTACCAATAATCTCAGTTTTATGGGGTGGGCATCTTGCTCACTCTTACTCAAAATCAACCTTCCACTCAAACAACACCACTCACTGGAGCAATACCGACAAACTCACGCAGTACCTTATGACACGCATCCACTGTTGTCTTCGTATTTGAAATAATAGGTTCGACCGTCGCACCAACTTGCGTTACTCCTCGCTCTCGCCACAATTCGTTAGAGCGCCGCCAATCTATCTCTTGCAATCTAGCCAACCACTTGACAAGCTCCTCCTCCGGTATGCTCTCTAAGTAAAATTCACGAGCCAGCATTCCCAAAGCCTGGAACACAACCGCACTTACTGCCAGTGACTCCTGTCTTTGCACAGAACATTCCTCTTTACTTCTGACTCTCCAAGGGTCGTTAGGTAGAACGCTTGCTGCTGCTGCCCAGAATGTTGCTGCCCAATCAGTTCTAAGCTCCAAATCCTTCTTAGACTTCAGATTAGGAAACATATGTCGGGTAGCTGTCACCAGGGTAGATAGTGTCATTAACTTGGAATTGTGTTTGCCCAAACCATTCTCAACCATCTCCACATTGTTGCGGAACTGAGGGACTCGCTGGATCAGGTTTTTGGCAATTAAGACCGCAGGAGAGCGCTGATCGAATGCGTGAGAGAGCGATACACTGGGTCTTTGCACTAAAAGGTTTTGATCGCGGAAGGCTTGACGTTCCTCCTCTAATGACAGCCCAGCATATAACAATACCCCAATCTCAAGTTGAGAAAGGATAGGCAGATACTCCGCCTGCTCAACTTGGATGTCCTTTAGCGCCTGACGGATACCAAAACATCTATGCTGACCGTCT
This region includes:
- a CDS encoding helix-turn-helix domain-containing protein, yielding MPRPKKNKQAGEAFKKLLKEKGFTQYKLEQVTGLDKGLISKIATGQTAEPKPTTLEKIATALGVELGELTKIFVQPPMRLQTSQSAEEPLPQQTDTAEETTGVNSDSVGVESMIAESASEDIEVLVQKVRSHFDKKIRDECETLCTFNLLYTPMRGNLSRIYVQTKLNESQGFGSTEFSQERQLWNEVVLRNPKLMVLGKPGAGKTTLLQYIAIHCDEIEFQPKLVPVFVSLKTLAENARGADEIDLLSYIRKKYCRVGVSELELEILLSNGMFLFLLDGLDEVTEEKIHVVGQEIYKLIDEYRDNRFIVSCRKEFQSYKSKYFSNFTFCKVADLEQQQIEEFIQSWFNEVTVDTQRKRSIKATQLIDKLRLRKNQRIRELADTPLLLHLICLIFQNKCDLPSKRVDLYKEGIDLLLEKWNQFNERTQIEVPNIDLVELRKVLRQIAAITFEEGKFSFEEAEILPFLENCSSALYNIELLSGLLVKKTWKIYAFSHQTFQEYLTVEKLVVSQKGWHKILTHIAETRWREIFFMIVEILPNLQDFLRFFAENLPSYQQGWRLILTHLAEPRWREVFFRMLGALPNTEEFMLLIKQNFYKLEVKNIETNPSDEKFLRLVEKAFCFLEKGNNNCNQDALRNDLYLSSHNNPYWAIPLISDMDCQEFLIQANRNYKAATTPYKPAAVRAFYLSCSIILTDFLDFHDIEPGYRWSWIDNENGFELAFSIDSNLRRILKLGNSFECDIEVDYRLVRAFTISSELADWCVFGQIKISDLSEVYKLNCELEQKLYFNIPQTISHNFEVIMLIQKLKNELPSLNEKLEEVVDWWKYNGGEWAEELRDIIMEYRHIGYDWTFERRFLYDKSFEVLEQYYQANKLLMDCLNNSRVNPEVRSRIEDNLFIPLDSSLT
- a CDS encoding plasmid mobilization protein; translation: MKNSYIQPTLFDLEPYSVNPELDPIHLINKVTASLTVYLTPTEKAQLEENASRESMSVSEKVREVIQPWIQELN
- a CDS encoding DNA sulfur modification protein DndB, coding for MELVLRAVPVCRGSQGEHQSYVASLYFGDVARLLNDDRLYVPNEPDLPDFAQRKPNATRVKAIARYILETYQDGTTFFPPICINVQPPPIYRDGSIFLPYHSVTLRLTDGQHRCFGIRQALKDIQVEQAEYLPILSQLEIGVLLYAGLSLEEERQAFRDQNLLVQRPSVSLSHAFDQRSPAVLIAKNLIQRVPQFRNNVEMVENGLGKHNSKLMTLSTLVTATRHMFPNLKSKKDLELRTDWAATFWAAAASVLPNDPWRVRSKEECSVQRQESLAVSAVVFQALGMLAREFYLESIPEEELVKWLARLQEIDWRRSNELWRERGVTQVGATVEPIISNTKTTVDACHKVLREFVGIAPVSGVV